The following proteins come from a genomic window of Triticum aestivum cultivar Chinese Spring chromosome 6A, IWGSC CS RefSeq v2.1, whole genome shotgun sequence:
- the LOC123128170 gene encoding galactan beta-1,4-galactosyltransferase GALS1, translated as MKKKDAGGGGGGGGGGAFVAAPCVDIKLFVASLAFLTLFVALWQLQPYGSLLAAARSSASAPPCALPLANNTKVHSANSTSSDAATKTAPVATSAPAIPAAAAAVPMQLAKPAARAEDPNTNKPVLPRPHVSSAARAEQPNKPVLPRPHVSSAARAEQPNKPVLPRPHVTAAARAEEPKRPVPRPSGSAAVRPEDPNKRVLRPYGSAAALFVQMGAYRGGPRTFAIVGLASKPTHVFGTPYFKCEWQPNPSAADPAPRAVRTKAYKILPDWGYGRVYTTVVVNCTFPSNPNAANAGGRLLVHAYHSTASRRYERFVALEEAPGAYDEAAFSPPFQYDYLYCGSSLYGNLSADRMREWVAYHAHFFGPRSHFVFHDAGGVSPEVRAVLEPWIRAGRVTVQDVRAQAEFDSYYYNQFLVVNDCLHRYRHAANWTFFFDVDEYLYLPNGQALDQVLGRLSGYTQFTIEQNPMSTKLCVKNPRNDYSREWGFEKFVFRNSITRVRRDRKYAIQARNAYATGVHMSQNIYGRSTHKTEALIRYYHYHNSINVLGEPCQEFVPRPGSGRKVTFEGVPYVYDDAMKRLAGEVRRFENETIGSSSLT; from the exons ATGAAGAAGAAAgacgcgggaggaggcggcggcggcggtggcggtggggcgTTCGTCGCCGCCCCGTGCGTCGACATCAAGCTCTTCGTCGCCTCGCTCGCCTTCCTCACGCTCTTCGTCGCATTGTGGCAGCTCCAGCCCTACGgctccctcctcgccgccgcccgctcctccgccTCCGCGCCCCCATGCGCCCTCCCCCTCGCCAACAACACTAAGGTCCACTCCGCCAACTCGACGTCCTCCGACGCAGCTACCAAGACCGCACCGGTGGCGACGTCGGCTCCggccatccccgccgccgccgccgctgttccgATGCAGCTGGCGAAgccggcggcgcgggcggaggACCCGAACACGAACAAGCCGGTGCTCCCTCGGCCGCACGTCAGCTCGGCGGCGCGGGCGGAGCAGCCGAACAAGCCGGTGCTCCCTCGGCCGCACGTCAGCTCGGCGGCGCGGGCGGAGCAGCCGAACAAGCCGGTGCTCCCGCGGCCGCACGTaaccgcggcggcgcgggcggaggaGCCGAAAAGGCCGGTGCCCCGGCCGTCCGGCAGCGCGGCGGTGCGCCCGGAGGACCCGAACAAGCGGGTGCTCCGGCCGTACGGCAGCGCGGCGGCGCTGTTCGTGCAGATGGGCGCGTACCGGGGCGGGCCGCGGACGTTCGCCATCGTGGGGCTGGCGTCCAAGCCCACGCACGTGTTCGGCACCCCCTACTTCAAGTGCGAGTGGCAGCCCAACCCGAGCGCCGCCGACCCGGCGCCGCGCGCCGTCCGGACCAAGGCCTACAAGATCCTGCCAGACTGGGGCTACGGCCGCGTCTACACCACCGTGGTCGTCAACTGCACCTTCCCGTCCAACCCCAACGCCGCCAACGCCGGCGGCAGGCTGCTCGTGCACGCCTACCACTCCACCGCCTCCCGCCGGTACGAGCGGTTCGTCGCTCTCGAGGAGGCGCCGGGCGCCTACGACGAGGCCGCCTTCAGCCCGCCGTTCCAGTACGACTACCTCTACTGCGGCTCCTCGCTCTACGGCAACCTCAGCGCGGACCGCATGCGGGAGTGGGTGGCGTACCACGCGCACTTCTTCGGGCCCAGGTCGCACTTCGTCTTCCACGACGCCGGCGGCGTGAGCCCGGAGGTGCGGGCGGTGCTGGAGCCGTGGATCAGGGCGGGGCGGGTCACGGTGCAGGACGTCCGGGCGCAGGCCGAGTTCGACAGCTACTACTACAACCAGTTCCTGGTGGTGAACGACTGCCTGCACCGGTACCGGCACGCCGCCAACTGGACCTTCTTCTTCGACGTCGACGAGTACCTCTACCTGCCCAACGGCCAGGCTCTGGACCAGGTGCTCGGGAGGCTCTCGGGGTACACGCAGTTCACCATCGAGCAGAATCCCATGTCCACCAAGCTCTGCGTCAAGAATCCGAGGAACGATTACTCAAG GGAATGGGGATTCGAGAAGTTCGTGTTCCGGAACTCGATCACGAGGGTGCGGCGCGACCGCAAGTACGCGATCCAGGCGCGGAACGCGTACGCGACGGGGGTGCACATGTCGCAGAACATCTACGGGAGGTCGACGCACAAGACGGAGGCCCTGATCAGGTACTACCACTACCACAACTCCATCAACGTGTTGGGTGAGCCCTGCCAGGAGTTCGTGCCGCGGCCCGGCAGCGGCCGCAAGGTCACCTTCGAGGGCGTCCCCTACGTGTACGACGACGCCATGAAGCGCctcgccggcgaggtccggcggttCGAGAACGAGACCATCGGATCGTCGTCTCTTACATGA